A single Amia ocellicauda isolate fAmiCal2 chromosome 9, fAmiCal2.hap1, whole genome shotgun sequence DNA region contains:
- the LOC136758240 gene encoding torsin-1A-like — MDKMHPGLNDSIKAFLDYYEHLDGVSYRQTIFIFLSNAGGGKINEVTLRFWDEGKERTDIQLRDLETSLTLNVFNNKNSGFWHTSLIANNLVDVYIHFLPWNINMCRCEMQDLNRNRQ, encoded by the exons ATGGATAAAATGCATCCTGGACTTAATGACAGCATAAAGGCATTCTTGGATTATTATGAACATCTGGATGGTGTCTCTTATCGCCAGACTATTTTCATCTTTCTGAG CAATGCAGGTGGAGGGAAAATCAATGAGGTGACCCTGAGATTCTGGGACGAAGGCAAAGAGAGAACAGACATTCAGCTCAGAGACTTGGAGACATCATTGACCCTCAACGTGTTCAACAACAAGAATA GTGGATTTTGGCACACCAGCCTAATTGCTAATAACCTGGTGGATGTCTACATTCACTTCCTTCCCTGGAACATAAACATGTGCAGATGTGAGATGCAGGACCTCAACCGCAATCGCCAATGA